One genomic window of Halobellus limi includes the following:
- a CDS encoding acyl-CoA thioesterase, translated as MYERTWTVRFSDTDPHGIAHYPRIVDALHETSDMFMQEIGYPFWELTENYDFGFPLVDMQFEFKAPLHAGDDVRMTLTPDPSTRAVRFEYEAYNGDTLAFSGYEQRVCAETGGGGAVEIPEEIHSKFVEYAEE; from the coding sequence ATGTACGAACGCACCTGGACGGTCCGGTTCTCGGACACCGACCCGCACGGCATCGCTCACTACCCCCGCATCGTGGACGCGCTCCACGAGACCTCGGACATGTTCATGCAGGAGATCGGCTATCCCTTCTGGGAGCTCACGGAGAACTACGACTTCGGGTTCCCGCTCGTCGATATGCAGTTCGAGTTCAAGGCGCCGCTCCACGCGGGCGACGACGTCCGGATGACGCTGACGCCGGACCCCAGCACGCGGGCCGTCCGGTTCGAGTACGAGGCGTACAACGGCGACACGCTCGCGTTCTCGGGATACGAACAGCGCGTCTGCGCCGAGACCGGCGGCGGCGGCGCCGTCGAGATCCCCGAGGAGATCCACTCGAAGTTCGTCGAGTACGCCGAGGAGTAA
- a CDS encoding acetate--CoA ligase family protein, whose amino-acid sequence MSEALPEPIAAARADGRDTLTEAEGKRLLASVGVDTPSFEVCSGVDEAVEAAETVGYPAVVKVSSPDVTHKSEWAGGVGVAVGLDTPDAVRGAVEAIFDAAAERGIEADVLVEAAADLERGTEVIVGGVRDPSFGPVVLTGLGGVFTEIFEDTSHRIAPIDAAEARGMLAELQSAPLLSGYRGSDPADVQRLAEVIVAVGDLVDDHPIAELDVNPVLATTDGVMALDALVVLEER is encoded by the coding sequence ATGAGTGAGGCCCTCCCGGAACCGATCGCCGCCGCTCGCGCCGACGGCCGGGACACGCTGACCGAGGCCGAGGGGAAGCGGCTCCTCGCGTCGGTCGGCGTCGACACGCCCTCGTTCGAGGTGTGTTCGGGCGTCGACGAGGCGGTCGAGGCGGCCGAGACCGTCGGCTACCCGGCGGTCGTCAAGGTGTCCTCGCCGGACGTCACGCACAAGAGCGAGTGGGCCGGCGGCGTCGGCGTCGCCGTCGGTCTCGACACCCCCGACGCGGTTCGAGGGGCCGTCGAGGCGATCTTCGACGCCGCGGCGGAGCGCGGAATCGAGGCCGACGTCCTCGTCGAGGCGGCGGCGGACCTGGAACGAGGGACCGAGGTGATCGTCGGCGGGGTCCGGGACCCGTCCTTCGGTCCGGTCGTACTCACCGGGCTGGGCGGCGTCTTCACCGAGATCTTCGAGGACACCAGCCACCGGATCGCCCCGATCGACGCCGCCGAGGCCCGCGGGATGCTCGCGGAACTGCAGTCCGCGCCGCTGCTCTCGGGCTACCGCGGGAGCGACCCCGCGGACGTGCAGCGTCTCGCGGAGGTGATCGTAGCCGTCGGCGACCTGGTCGACGACCACCCGATCGCCGAACTCGACGTCAATCCAGTTCTTGCGACGACCGATGGAGTGATGGCGCTCGATGCGCTGGTCGTACTCGAGGAACGATAA
- a CDS encoding CoA-binding protein, whose protein sequence is MTLRQLFDPSGIAVVGASATEGKIGYEAMANAAEFDGPVYPVNPSATGELFGSTFVPSVTEIDGDVDLALCCVPGPATPDVLEECGEAGIGAAVIYASGFAEAGEEGEELQAAIVEIAEEYDISLLGPNTSGFLVPGTDLRCTFASGAEEIPAGNTAVIAQSGGVAHVLAFQSRRQGRGISAMVGLGNRANVGFAETVEYFDGDDRTDAIALHVEGTDDGRRLLEACRESDTPVIAYKVGQSDVGDFAESHTGALTGDHELYTAGFAQYGVPTVDATDDLLDAAAALGNSPTPDGPNVGVVTAQAGPGIIITDRIQRAGGRLPELTEATQERVDEILPGITYADNPVDTGRPMPAFGDVVTAVAEDDRIDIVLVYELFEAALGLPVEELDGLAERVDKPVLFATEGIEEDLADEREALKDVGVPFFETPERAAEAAGALARYAQLHGDDRVADGGSTPAGVVTDGNASAGAAADGHAPAGAADEEVSTDE, encoded by the coding sequence GTGACTCTCAGACAGCTCTTCGACCCCTCGGGGATCGCCGTCGTCGGCGCGTCGGCGACCGAGGGAAAGATCGGGTACGAAGCGATGGCGAACGCCGCGGAGTTCGACGGGCCGGTGTATCCGGTGAACCCCTCCGCCACGGGGGAGCTGTTCGGCTCGACGTTCGTCCCCTCGGTGACCGAAATCGACGGCGACGTCGACCTCGCGCTCTGTTGTGTCCCGGGACCGGCGACACCGGACGTGCTCGAGGAGTGCGGGGAGGCGGGCATCGGCGCGGCCGTCATCTACGCCAGCGGGTTCGCCGAGGCCGGCGAGGAGGGCGAGGAGCTACAGGCGGCTATCGTCGAGATCGCCGAGGAGTACGACATCTCGCTGCTCGGACCGAACACCAGCGGGTTTCTGGTCCCCGGGACCGACCTGCGGTGCACGTTCGCCAGCGGCGCCGAGGAGATCCCGGCGGGGAACACTGCGGTCATCGCCCAGAGCGGCGGTGTCGCACACGTCCTGGCGTTCCAGTCGCGGCGACAGGGACGCGGCATCTCCGCGATGGTCGGCCTCGGGAACCGGGCCAACGTCGGCTTCGCCGAGACCGTCGAGTACTTCGACGGCGACGACCGGACGGACGCCATCGCCCTCCACGTCGAGGGGACCGACGACGGCCGCCGGCTGCTCGAAGCCTGCCGCGAGAGCGACACGCCGGTGATCGCGTACAAGGTCGGCCAGTCCGACGTCGGCGACTTCGCCGAGTCGCACACGGGCGCGCTCACGGGCGATCACGAGCTGTACACCGCGGGGTTCGCCCAGTACGGCGTCCCGACGGTCGACGCCACCGACGACCTGCTGGACGCCGCCGCGGCGCTCGGGAACTCTCCCACCCCGGACGGCCCGAACGTCGGAGTCGTGACCGCCCAGGCGGGCCCGGGCATCATCATCACCGACCGCATCCAGCGCGCCGGCGGGCGGCTTCCGGAGCTGACGGAGGCGACCCAGGAACGCGTCGACGAGATCCTCCCCGGAATCACCTACGCCGACAACCCCGTCGACACCGGCCGGCCGATGCCCGCGTTCGGCGACGTCGTCACTGCCGTCGCCGAGGACGACCGGATCGACATCGTCCTCGTCTACGAACTGTTCGAGGCGGCGCTCGGTCTGCCGGTCGAGGAACTCGACGGTCTCGCAGAACGCGTCGACAAGCCCGTGCTGTTCGCGACCGAGGGGATCGAAGAGGATCTGGCCGACGAGCGCGAGGCGCTGAAAGACGTCGGCGTGCCGTTCTTCGAGACGCCCGAACGCGCGGCCGAGGCCGCCGGCGCGCTCGCCCGGTACGCGCAGTTACACGGCGACGACCGCGTCGCCGACGGCGGATCGACGCCTGCCGGGGTCGTCACCGACGGGAACGCGTCTGCTGGAGCCGCCGCCGACGGGCACGCGCCTGCCGGGGCTGCCGACGAGGAGGTGTCGACCGATGAGTGA
- a CDS encoding ABC transporter ATP-binding protein: MTLLEGRGLTKKFGGVVAIEDVSFTVDRGEAVGLIGPNGAGKSTLFRTITGVHPPTEGEVFFDGENITGESQHEICHRGMAKTHQIVRPFESLSLLENVTVGASFGGRKFDDPRERAAEMLEFVGLDEQMHADVGELSVGQLKRLEIARVLATDPEMVLFDEVAGGLDPEETEGIIDLVGDIIDEGKTVFLIDHVMRALMSVSERVMVLDNGKLIAEGTPEEIQNDDQVIEAYLGEHAGKDLSDAIAES, encoded by the coding sequence ATGACGTTACTGGAAGGACGAGGGCTGACGAAGAAGTTCGGCGGGGTCGTCGCCATCGAGGACGTCTCCTTCACCGTCGACCGCGGCGAGGCCGTCGGGCTCATCGGTCCGAACGGCGCCGGAAAGAGTACGCTGTTCCGGACGATCACCGGCGTGCACCCGCCGACGGAGGGAGAGGTGTTCTTCGACGGCGAGAACATCACAGGCGAGTCGCAACACGAGATCTGCCACCGCGGGATGGCGAAGACCCACCAGATCGTCCGGCCGTTCGAGAGCCTTTCGCTCCTCGAAAACGTCACCGTCGGCGCGTCCTTCGGCGGCCGCAAGTTCGACGACCCCAGAGAGCGAGCCGCGGAGATGCTTGAGTTCGTCGGGCTCGACGAGCAGATGCACGCCGACGTGGGCGAACTCAGCGTCGGCCAACTCAAGCGCCTCGAGATCGCGCGCGTGCTCGCGACCGATCCCGAGATGGTCCTCTTCGACGAGGTCGCCGGCGGGCTCGACCCCGAGGAGACAGAGGGCATCATCGACCTCGTCGGCGACATCATCGACGAGGGGAAGACGGTGTTCCTCATCGACCACGTGATGCGCGCGCTGATGAGCGTCAGCGAGCGCGTGATGGTGCTCGACAACGGGAAACTCATCGCGGAGGGAACGCCGGAGGAGATCCAGAACGACGACCAGGTCATCGAGGCCTACCTGGGCGAGCACGCCGGGAAGGACCTCTCGGACGCGATCGCCGAGAGCTGA
- a CDS encoding MBL fold metallo-hydrolase, whose translation MTDTDPAVTETAPDVYDITVKEADDARWRVFCVDGETPTLVDAGFDDTVDVVAAALDSLGITPERIVITHGDPDHVGGLAGLVERFDLETWVPEGVAVDVAVDHRFGDGDRVGTFTAVHVPGHADGHHALVDEASGVAVLGDALFGSDARGLPAGYFVLPTAYYSADVATADESLSRLLEYEFDVGLVYHGSSVTEGASEKIAAFVDFAGKR comes from the coding sequence ATGACGGACACCGACCCGGCCGTGACGGAGACCGCACCGGACGTCTACGACATCACCGTGAAAGAGGCCGACGACGCCCGCTGGCGCGTCTTCTGTGTCGACGGCGAGACGCCGACGCTCGTCGACGCCGGCTTCGATGACACCGTCGACGTCGTCGCCGCCGCGCTCGATTCGCTGGGGATCACGCCCGAGCGGATCGTGATCACGCACGGCGACCCCGACCACGTGGGCGGCCTGGCGGGTCTCGTCGAACGCTTCGACCTGGAGACGTGGGTTCCCGAGGGCGTCGCCGTCGACGTCGCGGTGGACCACCGCTTCGGCGACGGCGACCGGGTGGGGACGTTCACGGCCGTCCACGTGCCGGGGCACGCCGACGGCCATCACGCGCTCGTCGACGAGGCGAGCGGCGTCGCCGTCCTCGGGGACGCCCTGTTCGGGTCGGACGCCAGGGGACTCCCGGCGGGGTACTTCGTCCTCCCGACGGCGTACTACTCCGCGGACGTCGCGACGGCCGACGAGTCGCTCTCGCGACTGCTGGAGTACGAGTTCGACGTCGGCCTCGTCTACCACGGGTCGAGCGTGACCGAGGGCGCGAGCGAGAAGATCGCGGCGTTCGTCGACTTCGCCGGGAAGCGGTAG
- a CDS encoding SLC13 family permease — protein MTDGIPARARGALPVDPSWLALPAGVLVAGAVLQFAPLSAEAARMLAITLFCVAMWIGSPVDPWFTALIGIGLIGVGFSAELALTGFQSPATWLVVVGLLIGEAATASGLAGLVERTSLHRMPDRIATDAVAVYRYLLVVLSVGSLALAVLVPSSLVRVLILAPILKSLGDLFTERSAKIGIFLGPLFATYYGASGVLTGSLANIIVTGLVESSGGPAISWTEWTLWMGPVMGIGRVVVVVAVTYLLYRPRDRDAIDAPERLESVSASPEERRMLLFLLVGVAVWATDFAHGLHPLFGAVVVALLSFSPRIGVIDHEAIGETDFSILFFLGAIFAIAEGLQRTAFTDLAAETMLSYLPSDPSLPLVLVFVVVVSMSLAFVMEGMAVASVITPVFVSFATSAGIPLVPVAMIESVALNAYFFPYQSAVLVAMLGLGVVDTMELSRMAGLCTVATLVFLLPIQIAMFTFLF, from the coding sequence ATGACAGATGGAATCCCGGCGCGGGCACGCGGTGCGCTCCCGGTCGATCCCTCCTGGCTCGCGCTGCCTGCGGGCGTTCTCGTCGCCGGCGCGGTTCTCCAGTTCGCGCCGCTGTCGGCCGAGGCCGCTCGAATGCTCGCGATCACGCTGTTCTGCGTCGCGATGTGGATCGGGTCGCCGGTGGACCCGTGGTTCACCGCGCTGATCGGGATCGGGCTGATCGGCGTGGGGTTCTCGGCCGAACTCGCGCTGACGGGCTTTCAGTCGCCCGCGACGTGGCTGGTCGTCGTCGGCCTCCTCATCGGCGAGGCCGCGACGGCCAGCGGACTGGCCGGCCTCGTCGAGCGGACCTCGTTGCACCGGATGCCGGACCGGATTGCCACCGACGCCGTCGCCGTCTACCGCTATCTGCTGGTCGTCCTCTCGGTCGGGAGCCTGGCGCTCGCGGTGTTGGTCCCCTCTTCGCTGGTGCGGGTGCTGATCCTCGCGCCGATCCTCAAGTCGCTGGGCGACCTGTTCACCGAGCGGAGCGCGAAGATCGGGATCTTCCTCGGCCCGCTGTTCGCGACCTACTACGGGGCGTCGGGCGTCCTGACCGGGTCGCTGGCGAACATCATCGTCACCGGGCTCGTCGAGTCGAGCGGCGGGCCGGCGATCTCCTGGACGGAGTGGACGCTCTGGATGGGACCGGTGATGGGGATCGGCCGAGTCGTCGTCGTCGTCGCCGTCACGTACCTCCTGTATCGGCCCCGCGACAGGGACGCGATCGACGCTCCCGAACGTCTCGAATCTGTCTCCGCGTCGCCCGAGGAGCGACGGATGCTCCTCTTTCTCCTCGTCGGCGTCGCGGTCTGGGCGACGGACTTCGCCCACGGCCTGCACCCGCTCTTCGGCGCGGTCGTCGTCGCGCTCCTGTCGTTTTCCCCGCGGATCGGCGTCATCGACCACGAGGCGATCGGCGAGACCGACTTCTCGATCCTCTTCTTCCTCGGCGCGATCTTCGCCATCGCGGAGGGCCTCCAGCGGACCGCCTTCACCGACCTGGCCGCCGAGACGATGCTCTCGTACCTGCCGAGCGATCCGTCCCTGCCGCTCGTCTTGGTGTTCGTCGTCGTCGTCTCGATGTCGCTCGCGTTCGTGATGGAAGGGATGGCCGTCGCGAGCGTGATCACGCCCGTCTTCGTCTCCTTCGCGACCAGCGCGGGGATCCCGCTCGTCCCCGTCGCGATGATCGAGAGCGTCGCCCTGAACGCGTACTTCTTCCCGTACCAGTCGGCCGTGCTGGTCGCGATGCTCGGACTCGGCGTCGTCGACACGATGGAGCTGAGTCGGATGGCTGGACTCTGTACGGTCGCGACGCTCGTGTTCCTGCTGCCGATTCAGATCGCGATGTTCACGTTCCTGTTCTGA